Proteins encoded together in one Kutzneria kofuensis window:
- a CDS encoding CGNR zinc finger domain-containing protein: MVETDETLLLDLLNTTPVVEGTQRDDLADAEAARHWLAEHGQEVSADEWQALVKARNALQDVVRGDATPIELKPFVDGIAYRASLAGEGIAWTSDLPAGRTAAARAVLTWDALRTGSPGRLRPCANPECRLFLIDHSKPNSARWCSMAVCGNRMKARRHYQRSRQG, translated from the coding sequence ATGGTCGAGACGGACGAGACGCTGCTGCTGGACCTGCTGAACACGACGCCGGTCGTGGAGGGAACGCAGCGTGACGACCTCGCCGACGCCGAGGCGGCCCGGCACTGGCTGGCCGAACATGGCCAGGAGGTCTCCGCGGACGAGTGGCAGGCGCTGGTGAAGGCCCGGAACGCGCTGCAGGACGTGGTCCGCGGCGACGCCACGCCGATCGAGCTCAAGCCCTTCGTGGACGGCATCGCCTACCGTGCGTCACTGGCCGGGGAGGGCATAGCCTGGACCTCGGACCTGCCGGCGGGCCGGACCGCCGCGGCACGGGCCGTGCTCACCTGGGACGCGCTGCGGACCGGCAGCCCCGGGCGGCTCCGCCCGTGCGCCAACCCGGAGTGCCGGCTGTTCCTGATCGACCACAGCAAACCGAACAGTGCCCGCTGGTGCTCGATGGCCGTGTGCGGCAACCGCATGAAGGCCCGCCGGCACTACCAGCGCAGCCGCCAGGGCTGA
- a CDS encoding MOSC domain-containing protein, with product MPRLLSLNVGMPKDVPWQGRTVRTGIFKHPVEGPRMVRTLNIDGDGQGDLGGHGGEQRAVLVYQRQSYDYWRDELGRDDLEYGNFGENFTVDGLLDDEVHIGDRYRIGGAEFEVTQPRVTCFRVGMRLNEPEIPSLLVARHRPGFYLRVLTEGEVRAGDEIVRTAVGRHEMTVADIDALLYLPDRDVVRLRKAVDIPALSPGWQGSFRDLLEPKSPAVGGWPGFRPLRVTKIVPESTTIASIHLSAPDGSGLPRPKPGQFLTLRADSQVRSYSLSAVTAAGYRISVKRDGSVSTFLHTKLREGDTLDVAAPRGDFTLADNDSPVVLLSAGVGVTPVLAMLRALAGTKRQVWWLHTTRSAAEHAFAREVHDLLAGRPDAHEHVYYTSEGDRLNRTALASLSLPSNASAYLCGPAGFMADMTAALKDLGITDVHSELFGALPAINPGVVDAVRVPPHQPPGPVGAGPRVTFARSGITVPWRQDFGTLLEFAEACDVPTRWSCRTGVCHTCVTPVLSGDVQYQPDPLEPPAPGSALVCCSRPADDLVLDL from the coding sequence GTGCCACGCCTGCTGTCACTGAACGTCGGAATGCCCAAGGACGTGCCCTGGCAGGGCCGGACCGTGCGCACCGGCATCTTCAAGCATCCGGTCGAGGGCCCGCGCATGGTCCGCACGCTCAACATCGACGGCGACGGGCAGGGCGACCTGGGCGGTCACGGCGGCGAGCAGCGGGCCGTGCTGGTGTACCAGCGCCAGTCCTACGACTACTGGCGCGACGAGCTCGGCCGGGACGACCTGGAGTACGGCAACTTCGGTGAGAACTTCACCGTGGACGGGCTGCTCGACGACGAGGTGCACATCGGCGACCGGTACCGGATCGGCGGCGCCGAGTTCGAGGTCACGCAGCCGCGCGTCACCTGCTTCCGGGTCGGAATGCGGTTGAACGAGCCGGAAATCCCATCGCTGCTGGTCGCCCGGCACCGGCCCGGCTTCTACCTCCGGGTGCTGACGGAGGGCGAGGTGCGCGCCGGCGACGAGATCGTGCGCACGGCGGTCGGGCGGCACGAGATGACCGTCGCCGACATCGATGCCCTGCTGTACCTGCCCGATCGGGACGTGGTGCGGCTGCGGAAGGCCGTGGACATCCCGGCGCTGAGTCCGGGTTGGCAGGGGTCGTTCCGGGATCTGTTGGAGCCGAAGTCCCCTGCCGTCGGGGGCTGGCCGGGCTTCCGGCCGCTGCGCGTGACGAAGATCGTGCCGGAGAGCACGACCATCGCCTCCATTCATCTGTCCGCACCGGACGGTTCCGGGCTTCCCCGGCCGAAGCCCGGCCAGTTCCTGACTCTACGGGCCGATTCGCAGGTGCGGAGCTACTCGCTGTCGGCCGTGACCGCCGCCGGGTACCGGATCAGCGTGAAGCGTGACGGCTCGGTCAGCACCTTCCTGCACACCAAGCTGCGCGAAGGCGACACCTTGGACGTTGCCGCCCCGCGCGGCGACTTCACCTTGGCGGACAACGACTCCCCGGTGGTGTTGTTGTCGGCCGGCGTCGGCGTCACGCCGGTGTTGGCGATGCTGCGGGCCTTGGCCGGGACGAAGCGGCAGGTGTGGTGGCTGCACACCACACGTTCCGCAGCCGAGCACGCGTTTGCTCGTGAGGTCCACGACTTGCTGGCCGGTCGGCCCGATGCCCACGAGCACGTCTACTACACGTCCGAAGGCGACCGCCTCAACCGCACGGCGCTCGCCTCCCTTTCCTTGCCCAGCAACGCCTCCGCCTACCTGTGTGGCCCGGCCGGCTTCATGGCCGACATGACCGCCGCACTGAAGGACCTTGGCATCACGGACGTCCACTCCGAACTGTTCGGCGCGCTGCCGGCGATCAACCCCGGCGTGGTCGACGCCGTGCGGGTCCCGCCGCACCAGCCACCAGGTCCTGTCGGCGCCGGCCCGCGGGTCACCTTTGCCCGCAGCGGAATCACCGTGCCGTGGCGCCAGGACTTCGGCACCCTGCTCGAATTCGCCGAGGCGTGCGACGTGCCGACCCGGTGGTCCTGCCGGACCGGCGTGTGCCACACGTGCGTGACACCGGTGCTGTCCGGGGACGTGCAGTACCAACCGGATCCCTTGGAGCCACCCGCTCCGGGCTCGGCGCTGGTGTGCTGCTCACGCCCCGCCGACGACCTCGTGCTGGATCTCTAG
- a CDS encoding serine hydrolase, with amino-acid sequence MRERRRDLTEPVTVIGVGVAALVAVVAVVQGLGTAGVATAQKPVPTTTATTPAPTTTTTTASPPAGVKLATAVYDLRAGTFVSRSGEDTPFAAESLTKLLIATDLAAAGKLAGDNLPKIQRMLSTSDDKAANQLWTSDGGPQIVTRAVRSMGLRQTVPPRDPGRWGDTTTTAADVVRIYQHIVTKMPAAQRDVLLADLATTARAADGTNQDFGITAAVPAGQWWAKQAWACCRPAWDVHTTGLVGADRRYVVVALSQQPLAGGFGGASKVMTSVAKNLVAGLEIQHEVVGGA; translated from the coding sequence GTGAGAGAGCGACGGCGGGACCTGACCGAGCCGGTGACGGTCATCGGTGTCGGTGTCGCCGCGCTCGTCGCGGTTGTCGCCGTGGTCCAGGGCCTGGGCACGGCCGGCGTCGCGACCGCGCAGAAACCGGTTCCGACCACGACGGCCACCACGCCGGCCCCGACCACCACCACGACCACGGCTTCGCCGCCGGCTGGTGTGAAGCTCGCGACCGCCGTCTACGACCTGCGCGCCGGCACGTTCGTGAGCCGGTCCGGCGAGGACACGCCGTTCGCCGCCGAGTCGCTGACCAAGCTGCTGATCGCGACCGACCTGGCCGCGGCCGGCAAGCTGGCCGGGGACAACCTGCCGAAGATCCAGCGCATGCTGTCCACCAGCGACGACAAGGCCGCCAACCAGCTGTGGACCAGCGACGGCGGCCCGCAGATCGTGACCCGCGCGGTCCGGTCCATGGGCCTGAGGCAGACGGTCCCGCCGCGCGACCCCGGCCGATGGGGCGACACCACCACGACCGCCGCCGACGTGGTGCGGATCTACCAGCACATCGTGACGAAGATGCCGGCCGCGCAACGTGACGTCCTGCTCGCCGACCTGGCCACCACGGCCCGCGCCGCCGACGGAACCAACCAGGACTTCGGCATCACGGCGGCGGTGCCGGCGGGGCAGTGGTGGGCCAAGCAGGCGTGGGCGTGCTGCCGGCCGGCATGGGACGTGCACACCACCGGCCTGGTCGGGGCCGACCGGCGTTACGTCGTGGTTGCGCTCAGCCAGCAACCGCTGGCCGGCGGCTTCGGCGGTGCGAGCAAGGTCATGACGAGCGTGGCGAAGAACCTGGTGGCGGGCCTAGAGATCCAGCACGAGGTCGTCGGCGGGGCGTGA
- a CDS encoding glycoside hydrolase family 3 C-terminal domain-containing protein: MAVHDLVRPSIPMPAPAVRPLRLGATWNPDLARRVGTAFGDRYAGEVVGVQLDQAIRDPRLGRNELGYAEDPLLAARLAAAHLFGMSGACTPVITDFDVEACCGRRHGFSARSLNEQELPVYRAVFEVGGARGMVLPRHFFDDSPMVIRLLIEEGIRPWSDGRAPVLTTAGGSVTVAVKAGVDGFIDDGHVLDELVAAVADGSVTEAEIAAATARLETVFENVGVPSGDDHEGLDLTVAREAVVLLRNDGLLPLLVGAGVRVAVVHPGGPCGLSAAVERVVTAAGGTVTSTGGNDRVRLREADSGRCVVAVGDELRLVEPSGGDGVFDAIEWSRHVFELRSGRCRQMVDVVPGQDGTVLLRFVHNGQVVTVGNVIWETVEDGAVTAAEAAAAADVVLVVVGNDPEDRRDRENLLLPSQQERTLRAVRAANPNTVLAVLSSHPYALDWAEANIGGILWSTPGGRTDVALAEVLFGEHSPAGRLPQTWYRATDTAFDTYLHHRAEPLFPFGHGLSYTTFRYDRPVLSGRKLEGDDRITVSVRVHNTGFRDGDEVVQLYTRQLTSRVRQPVRQLRHFTRITVPARTSRTVTFALTADDVSFFDVTTQAWVLETAEHEVLVGGHSEWFEAVGREIPVRPLAGASLMCTRSDEAAGMLLVDGPAVEATGQRSWLAFRGCDPTGCRTWSLEAENPTRVPLYVGLHLDDPKGPLIGVLAVPPGPVGTHTAPITGEAPGVRDVFVVFTQPGVRARRLTFG, translated from the coding sequence ATGGCTGTGCACGACCTGGTCCGGCCGTCGATACCGATGCCGGCGCCCGCGGTCCGGCCGCTGCGACTGGGCGCGACCTGGAATCCCGACCTGGCCCGGCGGGTCGGCACGGCGTTCGGCGACCGGTACGCGGGTGAGGTGGTCGGCGTCCAACTGGACCAGGCGATCAGGGATCCTCGGCTGGGCCGCAACGAGCTCGGCTACGCCGAGGACCCGCTGCTCGCGGCCCGGCTGGCGGCGGCGCACCTGTTCGGCATGAGCGGCGCGTGCACGCCGGTGATCACCGACTTCGACGTGGAGGCGTGCTGCGGCCGTCGCCACGGCTTCAGCGCGCGGTCCCTCAACGAGCAGGAACTGCCGGTCTACCGGGCGGTTTTCGAGGTCGGTGGGGCGCGGGGCATGGTGCTGCCGAGGCACTTCTTCGACGACTCGCCGATGGTGATCCGGCTGCTGATCGAGGAGGGCATCCGGCCGTGGAGCGACGGCCGCGCGCCGGTGCTCACGACCGCGGGCGGATCCGTGACGGTGGCGGTGAAGGCCGGTGTGGACGGATTCATCGACGACGGCCATGTCTTGGACGAACTCGTGGCCGCGGTTGCCGACGGCAGCGTCACCGAGGCGGAGATCGCCGCCGCGACGGCACGGCTGGAGACGGTGTTCGAGAACGTCGGCGTGCCCTCGGGTGACGACCACGAGGGACTCGACCTCACGGTGGCTCGCGAAGCCGTTGTGCTGTTGCGCAACGACGGACTGCTGCCGCTGCTGGTCGGCGCCGGGGTGCGCGTCGCCGTGGTGCATCCGGGCGGTCCGTGCGGCCTGTCGGCGGCGGTTGAACGAGTTGTCACCGCCGCCGGTGGGACCGTCACGTCGACCGGCGGCAACGACCGGGTGCGGCTGCGCGAGGCCGACAGCGGCCGTTGCGTGGTGGCGGTCGGCGACGAACTGCGGCTGGTCGAGCCTTCCGGGGGCGACGGCGTGTTCGATGCGATCGAGTGGTCGCGGCACGTGTTCGAGCTGCGCAGTGGCCGCTGCCGTCAGATGGTCGATGTCGTGCCGGGACAAGACGGCACAGTGTTGCTCCGATTTGTCCACAATGGACAAGTAGTCACCGTGGGAAACGTGATCTGGGAAACCGTCGAGGACGGCGCCGTGACGGCGGCCGAGGCGGCGGCCGCTGCGGACGTCGTGCTGGTGGTGGTCGGCAACGACCCGGAGGATCGCCGCGACCGGGAGAACCTGCTGCTGCCGTCCCAACAGGAGCGGACGCTGCGGGCAGTCCGCGCGGCGAACCCGAACACCGTGCTGGCCGTGCTGAGCAGCCATCCGTACGCGCTGGACTGGGCGGAGGCCAACATCGGCGGCATCCTCTGGAGCACCCCCGGCGGAAGAACCGACGTCGCACTGGCGGAAGTGCTGTTCGGGGAACACTCTCCGGCGGGACGCCTGCCGCAAACCTGGTACCGCGCGACGGACACGGCCTTCGACACCTACCTGCACCACCGCGCGGAACCGCTGTTCCCGTTCGGGCACGGCCTGAGCTACACGACCTTCCGCTACGACCGGCCGGTGCTCAGCGGCCGGAAACTCGAGGGCGACGACCGCATCACGGTGTCGGTCCGCGTGCACAACACCGGCTTCCGCGACGGCGACGAGGTGGTGCAGCTCTACACCCGGCAGCTGACCTCGCGGGTGCGCCAACCGGTGCGGCAGCTGCGCCACTTCACCCGGATCACCGTGCCGGCAAGGACTTCGCGAACCGTCACGTTCGCGCTGACCGCCGACGACGTGTCCTTCTTCGACGTCACAACGCAGGCGTGGGTACTGGAGACGGCCGAGCACGAGGTGCTCGTCGGCGGCCACTCGGAGTGGTTCGAGGCCGTCGGCCGGGAAATCCCGGTCCGGCCGCTGGCCGGGGCGTCGCTGATGTGCACCAGGTCCGACGAGGCCGCCGGAATGCTGCTGGTCGACGGCCCGGCGGTGGAGGCGACGGGCCAGCGGTCGTGGCTGGCGTTCCGCGGCTGCGACCCGACCGGCTGCCGCACGTGGAGCCTGGAGGCGGAGAACCCGACGCGCGTGCCGCTCTACGTCGGGCTGCACCTGGACGACCCCAAGGGCCCGCTGATCGGCGTGCTCGCGGTGCCGCCGGGCCCGGTCGGCACGCACACCGCGCCGATCACCGGTGAGGCACCAGGCGTTCGTGACGTTTTCGTCGTGTTCACGCAGCCGGGGGTGCGGGCCCGCCGGCTGACGTTCGGCTGA
- a CDS encoding LacI family DNA-binding transcriptional regulator, whose product MATIHDVARAAGVAPSTVSYVISGKRTVSAATRRRVQQQIRLLGYRPRASEPTDRSNLLALLAPQRPGIEAPTLMRFTSAATAAARSHGLDLLLLTKDADPGELREAVIGSLADGLIALDVTAADNRVPMLTALDRPTVLVGVPDHPNAITCLDLDFYTAATLCMDHLAGLGHRTIGLAGPAPAVHDRGVSHAARFRQGFLDSAARHRTRIVARACGDDIRSCLDGLLDAGITALVVQNEDALTSLVLDLGRRGLDVPRDISVIAVGPHGGDPCTLTTVEVPAARLGELAVEMVVDQLDGAAAPEIRLLPPRLVARASTSHPSTSD is encoded by the coding sequence GTGGCGACCATCCACGACGTCGCGCGGGCCGCCGGTGTGGCGCCGAGCACGGTGTCCTATGTGATCAGCGGCAAGCGGACGGTTTCCGCCGCGACCCGAAGACGTGTGCAGCAGCAGATCCGGCTGCTCGGCTACCGGCCGCGCGCCAGCGAGCCGACCGACCGCAGCAATCTGCTCGCGCTGCTCGCCCCGCAGCGGCCCGGGATCGAGGCTCCGACCCTCATGCGGTTCACCTCCGCCGCCACCGCCGCGGCCCGCTCGCACGGCCTGGATCTGTTGCTGCTGACCAAGGACGCCGATCCCGGCGAACTGCGCGAGGCGGTCATCGGCTCGCTCGCCGACGGCCTGATCGCCCTCGACGTGACCGCCGCCGACAACCGCGTGCCGATGCTCACCGCGCTGGACCGGCCGACCGTGCTCGTCGGCGTGCCGGATCATCCGAACGCGATCACCTGCCTGGATCTGGACTTCTACACCGCCGCCACCTTGTGCATGGACCATCTGGCCGGCCTCGGCCATCGGACCATCGGCCTCGCCGGGCCGGCGCCGGCCGTGCACGATCGGGGCGTCAGCCATGCCGCCCGCTTCCGGCAAGGGTTCCTCGACTCCGCCGCACGGCATCGGACCCGGATCGTCGCCCGGGCGTGCGGGGACGACATCCGGTCCTGTCTGGACGGACTGCTCGACGCCGGCATCACCGCCCTGGTGGTGCAGAACGAGGACGCCCTGACGTCGCTGGTGCTCGATCTCGGCCGGCGTGGACTCGACGTCCCGCGGGACATCTCCGTGATCGCCGTCGGCCCGCACGGCGGCGACCCGTGCACGCTCACCACCGTCGAGGTGCCGGCCGCCCGGCTCGGCGAACTCGCCGTCGAGATGGTCGTCGACCAGTTGGACGGTGCGGCCGCCCCCGAGATCCGCCTGTTGCCGCCGCGGCTCGTCGCCCGCGCCAGCACCTCACATCCGTCTACTTCGGACTGA
- a CDS encoding NAD-dependent epimerase/dehydratase family protein: MAETVLVTGGTGYVAGWCVAELLKRGYTVRTTVRSAAKGEQVRRAVSTEVDPEDRLGFAVADLTGDDGWAQAMAGVDHVLHVASPLGIDHSGDAESLIVPARDGTLRVLRAATAAGVQRVVMTSAANTASPSSYRDEGVSDETVWTDLNDPTLQPYRRSKTAAERAAWDFMASYDGPTTLTTILPGAVFGPVLSAGTVGSVQIIGRLIRGMPGTPRIGLEIVDVRDLADAHIRAMTSPEAAGQRFLATGEFMWMLDMALALRSGLGEAGAKAPTRNLPNVAVRGLALFDRNLREIMPALGRRAVHTTAKAERVLGWKSRPAAETVVACGQSLLAHNAV, translated from the coding sequence ATGGCCGAGACGGTCCTGGTCACCGGGGGCACGGGCTACGTGGCGGGCTGGTGCGTGGCCGAGCTGCTCAAGCGGGGTTACACCGTGCGGACGACCGTGCGCAGCGCGGCCAAGGGCGAGCAGGTGCGGCGGGCCGTGTCGACGGAGGTCGACCCGGAGGACCGGCTCGGGTTCGCCGTGGCGGACCTCACCGGCGACGACGGCTGGGCGCAGGCGATGGCCGGCGTCGACCACGTGCTGCACGTGGCGTCGCCGCTGGGGATCGACCACAGCGGGGATGCGGAGTCCTTGATCGTGCCGGCGCGCGACGGGACGCTCCGGGTGCTGCGGGCGGCGACGGCGGCCGGGGTGCAGCGCGTGGTCATGACGTCGGCGGCGAACACCGCCAGCCCATCGTCCTATCGGGACGAAGGCGTGAGCGACGAGACCGTGTGGACCGACTTGAACGACCCGACCTTGCAGCCGTACCGCCGGTCGAAGACGGCGGCCGAGCGGGCGGCGTGGGACTTCATGGCCTCCTACGACGGCCCCACCACCCTCACGACGATCCTGCCCGGCGCGGTGTTCGGGCCCGTGCTCAGTGCCGGCACGGTCGGCTCCGTGCAGATCATCGGCCGGCTGATCAGGGGCATGCCCGGCACGCCACGGATCGGCTTGGAGATCGTCGACGTGCGGGACCTGGCCGACGCCCACATCCGGGCCATGACCTCGCCCGAGGCCGCCGGCCAGCGCTTCCTGGCGACCGGCGAGTTCATGTGGATGCTGGACATGGCCCTGGCGCTGCGCAGCGGCCTCGGCGAGGCCGGCGCCAAGGCTCCGACCCGCAACCTGCCCAACGTCGCCGTCCGCGGGCTGGCGCTGTTCGACCGCAACCTGCGGGAGATCATGCCCGCTCTCGGCCGCCGTGCCGTCCACACCACCGCCAAGGCCGAGCGAGTGCTGGGCTGGAAGTCCCGCCCCGCCGCCGAGACCGTGGTGGCGTGCGGTCAGAGCCTGTTGGCCCACAACGCCGTCTAG
- a CDS encoding TetR/AcrR family transcriptional regulator gives MASTRAQQAERTRNAVLDTARRLFAERGFDGTSLQLIADTMGVQKANVYYYFRTKAAILEALLEGSIAAFDAMLDEAERLDGRARRELLVAGFVEQVVASRALSPLSRIDPGLRREGRIAEALEARSARGLRLMFGDEPTVEQQAAYYMATDVGPVVPRMTHLSDDELRDLLSGLCLRILDV, from the coding sequence ATGGCGTCGACCCGGGCCCAGCAGGCGGAGCGGACCAGGAACGCGGTGCTGGACACCGCCCGGCGGCTGTTCGCGGAGCGGGGCTTCGACGGCACGTCCCTGCAGCTGATCGCCGACACGATGGGCGTGCAGAAGGCCAACGTCTACTACTACTTCCGCACCAAGGCGGCAATCCTGGAGGCGTTGCTGGAGGGCAGCATCGCGGCCTTCGACGCCATGCTCGACGAGGCGGAGCGGCTGGACGGCCGGGCCCGGCGGGAGTTGCTGGTGGCGGGCTTCGTCGAGCAGGTGGTGGCCAGCCGGGCGCTGTCGCCACTCAGCCGCATCGATCCGGGGCTGCGCCGCGAGGGCCGCATCGCGGAGGCGTTGGAGGCCCGGTCCGCCCGCGGCCTGCGGCTGATGTTCGGCGACGAACCGACGGTCGAGCAGCAGGCGGCGTACTACATGGCCACCGACGTGGGGCCGGTGGTGCCCCGCATGACACACCTGTCCGACGACGAGCTGCGGGACCTGTTGAGCGGGCTGTGCCTGCGGATTCTGGACGTCTAG
- the argG gene encoding argininosuccinate synthase codes for MSKVLTSLPVGERVGIAFSGGLDTSVAVAWMREKGAVPCTYTADIGQYDEPDITSVPGRAHQYGAEIARLVDCKAALVEEGLAALSCGAFHIRSGGRAYFNTTPLGRAVTGTLLVRAMLEDDVQIWGDGSTFKGNDIERFYRYGLLANPSLRIYKPWLDADFVTELGGRKEMSEWLVAHGLPYRDSTEKAYSTDANIWGATHEAKSLEHLDTGIEIVDPIMGVRFWDPEVEIAPEDVTIGFERGRPVTINGKEFGSAVDLVLEANAIGGRHGLGMSDQIENRIIEAKSRGIYEAPGMALLHAAYERLVNAIHNEDTLASYHNEGRRLGRLMYEGRWLDPQSLMLRESLQRWVGMAITGEVTLRLRRGEDYSILDTTGPSFSYHPDKLSMERTEDAAFGPVDRIGQLTMRNLDIADSRAKLEQYAGLGMVGSAHPVLLGAAQAAATGLIGAMPEGGAEAIAARGDGLATSVADEAELLDLAAMESGTD; via the coding sequence GTGTCCAAGGTGCTCACTTCCCTCCCTGTCGGCGAACGTGTCGGGATCGCCTTCTCCGGCGGCCTCGACACCTCGGTAGCGGTCGCGTGGATGCGCGAGAAGGGTGCCGTCCCGTGCACCTACACCGCCGACATCGGCCAGTACGACGAGCCCGACATCACGTCGGTGCCCGGCCGCGCCCACCAGTACGGCGCCGAGATCGCCCGCCTGGTCGACTGCAAGGCCGCCCTGGTCGAGGAGGGGCTGGCGGCGCTGTCCTGCGGCGCGTTCCACATCCGCTCCGGCGGCCGCGCCTACTTCAACACCACGCCGCTCGGCCGCGCCGTCACGGGCACCCTGCTAGTGCGGGCCATGCTCGAGGACGACGTGCAGATCTGGGGCGACGGCTCCACCTTCAAGGGCAACGACATCGAGCGGTTCTACCGCTACGGCCTGCTGGCCAACCCGTCGCTGCGGATCTACAAGCCGTGGCTGGACGCCGACTTCGTCACCGAGCTCGGCGGCCGCAAGGAGATGTCCGAGTGGCTGGTCGCGCACGGCCTGCCCTACCGGGACAGCACTGAGAAGGCCTACTCCACCGACGCCAACATCTGGGGCGCCACCCACGAGGCCAAGTCGCTGGAGCACCTGGACACCGGCATCGAGATCGTCGACCCGATCATGGGCGTGCGGTTCTGGGACCCCGAGGTCGAGATCGCGCCGGAGGACGTCACCATCGGCTTCGAGCGCGGCCGGCCGGTGACGATCAACGGCAAGGAGTTCGGCAGCGCCGTCGACCTGGTGCTGGAGGCCAACGCCATCGGCGGCCGGCACGGCCTGGGCATGTCCGACCAGATCGAGAACCGGATCATCGAGGCCAAGAGCCGCGGCATCTACGAGGCGCCGGGCATGGCGCTGCTGCACGCGGCCTACGAGCGGCTGGTCAACGCCATCCACAACGAGGACACGCTGGCCAGCTACCACAACGAGGGCCGCAGGCTGGGCCGGCTGATGTACGAGGGCCGCTGGCTGGACCCGCAGTCGCTGATGCTGCGCGAGTCGCTGCAGCGCTGGGTCGGCATGGCCATCACCGGCGAGGTGACGCTGCGGCTGCGGCGCGGCGAGGACTACTCGATCCTCGACACCACCGGCCCGTCGTTCAGCTACCACCCGGACAAGCTGTCCATGGAACGCACCGAGGACGCGGCGTTCGGCCCGGTGGACCGGATCGGCCAGCTCACCATGCGCAACCTGGACATCGCCGACTCCCGCGCCAAGCTGGAGCAGTACGCGGGCCTGGGCATGGTCGGCAGCGCGCACCCGGTACTGCTGGGTGCGGCGCAGGCGGCGGCGACCGGCCTGATCGGCGCGATGCCGGAGGGCGGGGCCGAGGCCATCGCGGCCCGCGGCGACGGGCTGGCCACCAGTGTGGCCGACGAGGCCGAGCTGCTGGACCTGGCCGCCATGGAATCCGGCACCGACTGA
- a CDS encoding alpha/beta fold hydrolase: protein MDRRHFTKLLATGTAAAALGTVTTGTASATSRTSGNVVLVHGAYADGSCWSKVIPILQAAGVTVTSVQNPLTSLDDDVACTRRALDLQTGPTVLVGHSYGGAVITQAGDHPLVSSLVYLSARAPAEGEDYTALAGQFPTPPANAGLVFHNGFGGLTEQAFLNDFANGVPRDQARALYAVQGRIAQTLFAGRVTAAAWRTKPSRYLVTTADRTTSPELQRFVAKRMNAVTSELPTGHLSFVVRPEAVARLILSAVRA, encoded by the coding sequence ATGGATCGACGCCATTTCACCAAGCTCCTGGCGACGGGAACCGCCGCCGCGGCACTCGGCACGGTGACCACCGGCACCGCGTCGGCAACGTCGAGAACCAGCGGCAACGTCGTCCTGGTGCACGGCGCATACGCGGACGGTTCCTGCTGGTCGAAGGTGATTCCGATCCTGCAGGCGGCCGGCGTCACCGTGACGTCCGTGCAGAATCCGCTGACCTCGCTGGACGACGACGTCGCCTGCACGCGAAGGGCGCTCGACCTGCAGACCGGCCCGACGGTGCTGGTCGGCCACTCCTACGGCGGCGCCGTCATCACCCAGGCCGGCGATCACCCGCTGGTCAGCTCGCTCGTCTACCTGTCCGCCCGCGCTCCGGCGGAGGGCGAGGACTACACGGCGCTCGCCGGGCAATTCCCGACGCCGCCCGCGAATGCCGGCCTCGTTTTCCACAACGGCTTCGGCGGCCTGACCGAACAGGCATTCCTCAACGACTTCGCCAACGGGGTTCCCCGTGACCAGGCCCGCGCGTTGTATGCGGTGCAGGGCCGAATCGCGCAGACGCTGTTCGCCGGCCGCGTCACCGCCGCCGCGTGGCGGACGAAACCGAGCCGCTATCTCGTCACGACCGCCGACCGCACCACATCGCCGGAATTGCAGCGCTTCGTCGCGAAACGGATGAATGCCGTCACGAGCGAGCTGCCCACCGGGCACCTGTCGTTCGTCGTCAGGCCCGAGGCCGTGGCCCGGCTCATCCTGTCGGCCGTGCGCGCCTGA
- a CDS encoding Lrp/AsnC family transcriptional regulator, producing the protein MDAIDRIILGELLRDGRLSFRDLAARVRLSPTATAERVRRLADAGVISGFHAEVDLAALGRPLKAFIDVRLRPGSDHAELEAGLLSLPAVLSGVHVTGRWDYTLTVACRDVAELDELVMALPRSYGVIETNTRLQLRELHGSGVEALCALVEPK; encoded by the coding sequence ATGGACGCGATCGACCGGATTATCCTCGGCGAGCTGCTCCGGGACGGCCGGCTGAGCTTCCGGGACCTGGCCGCCCGAGTGAGGCTGAGCCCGACGGCGACGGCCGAGCGGGTGCGCCGGCTCGCCGACGCCGGCGTGATCAGCGGCTTCCACGCGGAGGTCGACCTCGCCGCCCTCGGCCGGCCGCTCAAAGCCTTCATCGACGTCCGCCTGCGCCCCGGCTCCGACCACGCCGAGTTGGAGGCCGGCTTGCTCAGCCTGCCGGCGGTGCTGTCCGGTGTCCACGTCACCGGCCGCTGGGATTACACCCTCACTGTCGCCTGCCGTGACGTGGCGGAATTGGATGAACTGGTCATGGCCCTGCCCCGCAGTTACGGTGTCATCGAAACCAACACGCGCCTGCAGTTGAGGGAACTGCACGGCTCGGGTGTCGAAGCTCTCTGCGCGCTGGTGGAGCCGAAATGA